Proteins from one Malaya genurostris strain Urasoe2022 chromosome 2, Malgen_1.1, whole genome shotgun sequence genomic window:
- the LOC131429414 gene encoding inhibitor of Bruton tyrosine kinase: MSQSISNYDYECTKKCHLLSHGNAITAALTKKSISDELLAAFIAKSCRNFVDILDDQGRSALHLAASVGRYAIAEWLIKNGANISLKDRESGHTALHRAMYYGCVGVAVLLLKYGANIDSPDEDFVNPLQLCCNIPKHRENGIGHELLVWGKNKNYNLGIGNVEGRDTADYIDFFRKNRITIEKISINLYHSVFLSKSGDVYTTGHGRGGRLGNGTENTVVSPAKVVIQTKNVEERIIDVSTGKFHTLLLSSHNVIYSCGENNYSQLGIKPPPEKQLTFREIGGLHNFVDKTISRIIAKDFHSIAVCEGNVYIWGYNGGQFGMKKEYNPIVLPRAISLELELGKDKQGTTNQTFSVKIVESSNATVVVYTESCYLYIFNNFKRRTYKNPLMEKFEQISVSGGEFVAKKDDTPKQTKQLRIVALTAARNIYIWYEDNQQFVRCVFAQSRNLEIDKIEWCNNHALVLLLGHLYQGIITHKLNAQAVTHTSEYTETYTKNKMSSTSKTRIELRRIKNLNNVVDFVCDDDGENFGVLTENSRRYLNIPDLVEANYDFGTLLAEAHDMDGVHDLIFVVEYQKFPVHRFIIYHRSRHLRKLIVKRPGESEIHLNGYDGLAAPIFELILRYIYCNQMISRHDVVKLVKRLQPNSKDEREGLDDMVTRLRKIFKQFEIGALNESLKILSDEPLIESFPKLPRNSYPELMDVTILLQDNQEIKAHKCVLISRLEYFNMMFSNTWTESNKVNLSTIPLEYMDPIVEFLYDNNYQRVQTQKYSESFLLNMVIICDQFFIEELKNLFEVIISDRMNLKNVGELIEFGFQYNCEILKQLCMQFISMNLAKLLELRSLDGIESRILEQIDVFYKDFYELKNYRMITPSPDALSDDDMAKFVDGFSVNLSAGNCEPISGKTKLLKGKVTPKSTKLQLEKRNYEKEAMAYIRDLSFEEIPAVKNEIKKNCDDIRVSKVVPEVEPKIWQKVTDPRKKTITAALKANEIVKHETKAEENFSNLKSILGKTFSPVKETISSPPDKKDDGYDSGYSSNRATMFNLSDFTLQKPKLSQKQRKRLSSTSDKPKEVIQVSSTEGQPVPSNPWTNLKNSAAGMLKSSPVPIVPSTNRKLTASKESYEPDSPLNAVGSQTIAYSPKATTPKISSTAVPPDEQFSKILADERRQKQYYEKIKSKSLVHTQIEERAIEELRRFYNVDSVFDENITVERYRPRSDGAINFAVWQYQ; encoded by the exons atgtctcagtCGATATCGAACTATGATTACGAATGCACAAAAAAGTGTCATTTACTTAGCCACGGAAATGCAATCACAGCAGCCCTCACGAAAAAATCCATATCTGACGAGTTGCTTGCAGCATTTATTGCTAAATCTTGCAGAAATTTTGTGGATATTCTGGATGATCAG GGAAGAAGTGCTCTTCACTTAGCAGCGTCTGTTGGTCGCTATGCAATAGCGGAATGGCTAATAAAGAATGGTGCCAATATAAGCCTGAAAGATCGCGAATCGGGACATACAGCGTTACATCGCGCAATGTATTACGGGTGTGTAGGAGTTGCTGTCTTGTTGCTAAAATAtggtgccaacattgattctccgGATGAAGATTTTGTCAACCCACTGCAGTTATGCTGTAATATCCCCAAACACAGAGAGAA tggtaTCGGGCATGAGTTATTGGTTTGGGGTAAGAATAAAAACTACAATTTGGGCATCGGTAACGTTGAGGGCAGAGACACTGCAGATTACATTGACTTTTTTCGTAAAAATCGGATAACGATAGAAAAGATTTCAATTAATTTATATCACAGCGTGTTTCTGTCGAAGTCGGGCGATGTTTATACTACAGGACATGGCCGTGGAGGTCGGTTAGGAAACGGGACTGAAAATACGGTCGTGTCCCCTGCAAAGGTAGTTATTCAAACTAAGAATGTCGAGGAACGTATTATCGATGTTAGTACCGGAAAATTCCACACACTTCTGCTATCCAGTCATAATGTT atttacTCCTGCGGAGAGAACAATTACTCGCAGTTGGGCATAAAGCCACCTCCTGAAAAACAATTAACCTTCCGGGAAATAGGAGGTTTGCACAATTTTGT TGATAAAACAATCAGTCGTATAATTGCAAAGGATTTCCACTCCATAGCTGTTTGCGAAGGAAATGTGTACATTTGGGGTTATAACGGGGGACAGTTTGGTATGAAGAAGGAATACAATCCTATCGTGCTTCCCAGAGCAATTTCTTTAGAACTGGAGCTGGGAAAAGACAAGCAAGGAACGACGAATCAGACGTTTTCGGTGAAAATAGTCGAATCCAGCAATGCAACCGTTGTAGTCTATACCGAATCGtgctatttatatatttttaataatttcaaaaggcGTACATACAAAAATCCGTTGAtggaaaaatttgaacaaatttcCGTTTCCGGCGGTGAGTTTGTGGCCAAAAAAGATGATACCCCCAAACAAACGAAACAGTTAAGGATTGTAGCTCTTACTGCTGCCAGAAACATTTACATTTGGTACGAGGACAACCAACAGTTTGTTCGTTGTGTTTTTGCCCAGTCCCGAAATTTGGAGATAGATAAAATCGAGTGGTGCAACaatcatgcactggttctgctATTGGGCCATCTGTATCAGGGAATAATTACGCATAAGCTGAACGCTCAGGCGGTCACCCATACCAGTGAGTATACGGAAACGTACACCAAAAACAAAATGAGCAGCACCAGTAAAACCAGGATCGAGCTGAGGCGAATCAAGAATCTGAACAATGTTGTGGATTTTGTTTGTGATGACGACGGGGAAAACTTTGGTGTTTTGACG GAAAACTCGCGCCGCTACTTGAACATCCCCGATCTGGTTGAAGCCAATTATGACTTTGGAACTCTTCTGGCTGAGGCACACGACATGGACGGAGTGCACGATCTGATTTTTGTGGTTGAATATCAAAAATTCCCCGTGCATCGTTTCATCATTTACCATCGCAGCAGACATTTACGGAAGTTGATAGTCAAACGACCGGGAGAATCCGAAATTCATCTCAACGGGTACGACGGTCTAGCTGCTCCAATATTTGAACTGATACTGCGATACATTTACTGCAATCAGATGATTTCTCGGCATGATGTAGTGAAACTTGTGAAACGTTTACAACCGAACTCGAAGGATGAACGCGAAGGTTTGGACGATATGGTGACACGtctcagaaagattttcaagcagtttgaaATAGGTGCATTGAACGAATCTTTGAAAAT TCTTTCGGATGAACCGTTAATAGAGAGTTTTCCAAAACTGCCAAGAAACTCCTATCCAGAGCTTATGGATGTCACAATTTTGCTGCAAGATAATCAGGAAATCAAAGCTCACAAATGCGTGTTAATTTCGCGCCTCGAGTACTTCAACATGATGTTTAGCAACACATGGACGGAA AGTAACAAAGTGAATTTATCAACAATCCCCTTGGAGTATATGGATCCCATAGTTGAGTTCCTATACGATAATAACTACCAGCGAGTTCAGACGCAGAAGTATTCGGAAAGCTTTCTTCTGAACATGGTCATTATATGTGatcaattttttatcgaagagttgaaaaatttgttcgagGTGATAATCAGCGATCGGATGAATTTGAAAAACGTTGGTGAACTGATCGAGTTCGGTTTTCAGTACAACTGTGAGATCCTCAAACAGCTTTGTATGCAATTTATTAGTATGAATCTGGCTAAACTGCTGGAGCTCCGTTCCTTGGATGGCATAGAATCACGTATTCTAGAACAAATTGACGTATTTTATAAAGATTTTtatgaattgaaaaattatagaatgataacaCCATCGCCAGATGCGCTTAGTGATGACGACATGGCAAAGTTTGTGGATGGGTTTAGTGTAAATTTGAGCGCTGGAAATTGTGAACCGATCTCTGGGAAAACCAAACTTTTGAAGGGAAAAGTTACTCCAAAAAGTACTAAATTACAGCTTGAAAAACGAAACTACGAAAAAGAAGCAATGGCATACATCCGGGATCTGTCGTTCGAGGAGATACCCGCTGTGAAAAACGAGATTAAAAAGAACTGCGACGACATTCGTGTTTCGAAAGTTGTTCCGGAAGTAGAACCAAAAATATGGCAGAAAGTGACGGATCCAAGGAAAAAAACCATCACAGCTGCCCTGAAAGCCAATGAAATAGTAAAACACGAAACCAAGGCAgaggaaaatttttcaaatttgaaatcaATCTTGGGAAAAACTTTTTCACCTGTCAAAGAAACGATTTCGTCTCCGCCTGACAAGAAAGACGATGGTTACGACTCAGGTTACAGTAGTAACCGGGCCACCATGTTTAATTTGAGTGACTTCACTTTACAGAAACCGAAGCTGTCACAAAAGCAGCGTAAAAGACTTTCTTCTACCTCTGATAAACCTAAAGAAGTAATACAAGTGTCAAGTACGGAAGGACAACCAGTGCCCTCTAATCCCTGGACGAATTTAAAAAACTCGGCGGCTGGGATGTTGAAGTCCAGTCCTGTTCCTATAGTACCGAGTACTAATCGTAAATTGACGGCCAGCAAGGAAAGTTATGAACCTGATTCGCCGTTAAATGCTGTAGGATCGCAAACCATCGCCTACTCGCCGAAGGCTACTACCCCAAAGATTTCATCAACGGCAGTGCCGCCTGATGAACAGTTCAGCAAAATTCTCGCTGATGAACGTCGGCAAAAGCAGTACTACGAAAAAATCAAATCCAAGTCACTGGTTCACACACAGATTGAAGAAAGGGCGATCGAAGAACTTCGACGATTCTACAATGTTGACAGTGTATTCGATGAAAACATCACGGTGGAGCGGTATCGGCCTCGGTCGGACGGTGCTATCAATTTTGCTGTTTGGCAATACCAGTGA